A genomic region of Rhea pennata isolate bPtePen1 chromosome 14, bPtePen1.pri, whole genome shotgun sequence contains the following coding sequences:
- the SPATA24 gene encoding spermatogenesis-associated protein 24: MAAEPAGAEALLGGRPRAALSEGRSPRAVGPGGSGAQAGPGSCSRVPSASGPDAPRQVAFPEETSVSRKEYEAAVRRLQEEQSAHARTKDLLTKESEKLDFALGEVEVLSRQLRREREIFEKTLDSIKSKALTELTQKDNLINKCNEIKSCIVKQEDVLKDKEKEIQALHRCIAQQKQTLKTQVSELKIQKQQELYIAQVLEKKQRKGFK; encoded by the exons atggcggcggagccggcgggcgCCGAGGCGTTACtgggcgggcggccgcgggcggccctCAGCGAGGGG AGGAGCCCGAGGGCAGTGGGGCCCGGCGGTTCGGgggcccaggccgggccgggctcctGCAGCAGGGTGCCCAGCGCGAGCGGCCCCGACGCCCCTCGGCAGGTCGCCTTTCCGGAGGAGACCTCGGTCAGCAGGAAGGAGTACGAGGCCGCGGTGAGGAGGCTGCAG GAAGAGCAGAGCGCGCACGCAAGGACCAAAGACCTGCTCACCAAGGAATCGGAGAAGCTGGACTTTGCGCTGGGGGAAGTGGAGGTTCTGTCCCGGCAGCtcaggagagaaagggagatcTTTGAGAAAAC GCTTGACAGCATTAAGAGTAAAGCACTTACTGAACTGACACAAAAAGACAACTTAATAAACAAATGCAATG aaataaaaagctgcattGTGAAGCAGGAGGATGTGCTGAAGGACAAGGAGAAGGAGATCCAGGCACTGCACCGCTGCATTGCCCAGCAGAAGCAGACACTCAA GACCCAAGTGTCCGAGTTAAAGATACAGAAGCAGCAAGAATTGTACATAGCTCAAGTGCTGgaaaagaagcagaggaaaggctTCAAGTGA
- the MZB1 gene encoding marginal zone B- and B1-cell-specific protein gives MRPLLAACVALSFLAGRKAEEGCGGPPAPAEPARSASSPRLSAEEAHSAHMPEHLRCDACRAIAFQIGEHLGKAESKPSPNRKAGAALRESEYLEALEKSCSRSWDDYGVLETNGAKRLSGPGLLSQEPMSVMMMGGPWPGRLHKMCHSYVGELGEEQLYGAHRRGPAALEELLCRGAKGACAGLPGAKGPPPAPAKARQNEL, from the exons ATGCGGCCGCTGCTGGCGGCCTGCGTGGCCCTGAGCTTCCTCGCGGGGAGGAAGGCCGAGGAGGGGTGcggcggccccccggcgcccgcggagccggccCGCTCGGCGTCCTCGCCGCGGCTCAGCGCCGAGGAGGCCCACTCGGCCCACATGCCCGAGCACCTCCGCTGCGACGCCTGCCGCGCCATCGCCTTTCAG ATCGGGGAGCACCTGGGCAAGGCCGAGTCCAAGCCGTCGCCCAACAGGAaggcgggcgccgcgctgcgcgaGTCCGAGTACCTGGAGGcgctggagaagagctgctcGCGGAGCTGGGACGA CTACGGCGTGTTGGAGACGAACGGGGCGAAGCGCCTgtcggggccggggctgctgAGCCAGGAGCCCATGAGCGTGATGATGATGGGGGGACCGTGGCCAGGCAG GTTGCACAAGATGTGCCACAGCTACGTGGGCGAGCTGGGCGAGGAGCAGCTCTACGGGGCGCACCGCCGCGGGCCCGCCGCGCTGGAGGAGCTGCTCTGCCGTGGCGCCAAGGGCGCCTGCGCCGGGCTGCCCGGTGCCAAgggcccgccgccggcccccgccaAGGCGCGGCAGAACGAGCTGTAG
- the PAIP2 gene encoding polyadenylate-binding protein-interacting protein 2 gives MKDPSRSSTSPSIINEDVIINGHSHEDDNPFAEYMWMENEEEFNRQIEEELWEEEFIERCFQEMLEEEEEHEWFIPARDLPQTMDQIQDQFNDLVISDSSSLEDLVVKSNLNPNAKEFVPGVKY, from the exons ATGAAAGATCCAAGTCGCAGCAGTACTAGCCCAAGCATCATCAATGAAGATGTGATTATAAATGGTCATTCTCATGAAGATGACAATCCCTTTGCGGAGTACATGTGGATGGAAAACGAAGAAGAATTTAACAGGCAG ATTGAAGAGGAATTGTGGGAAGAAGAATTTATTGAGCGCTGTTTCCAAGAGAtgctggaagaagaggaggagcaCGAATGGTTTATTCCAGCCCGTGATCTCCCACAAACGATGGATCAAATCCAGGACCAGTTCAATGACCTTGTTATCAGTGACAGCTCATCACTGGAGGATCTGGTG GTCAAGAGTAATCTGAATCCAAACGCAAAGGAGTTTGTTCCTGGGGTGAAGTACTAA
- the SLC23A1 gene encoding solute carrier family 23 member 1 isoform X1: MGTSSGDLRQPQNGDAAPAGAPAAPERPQGKEPRPCPCAPQGPAPAAGRPAPGRTGFDMIYKIEDVPPWYLCVLLGFQHYLTCFSGTIAVPFLLAESLCVGKDQFTVSQLIGTIFTCVGVTTLVQTTVGIRLPLFQASALAFLVPAKSILALEKWKCPPEEQIYGNWALPLNTSHIWQPRMREIQGAIIVSSLVEVAIGLLGLPGALLSYIGPLTVTPTVSLIGLSVFQAAGERAGSHWGIAALSIFLMVLFAQYLRNVTLRLPGYRCGRGFVLLRVQIFKMFPIILAIMVVWLLCYLLTRAAVFPSQPEAYGYKARTDARGEILSVAPWFRVPYPCQWGLPTVTAAAVLGMFSATLAGIIESIGDYYSCARLAGAPAPPVHAINRGIFTEGISCIIAGLLGTGNGSTSSSPNIGVLGITKVGSRRVIQYGAGIMIVLGTIGKFTALFASLPDPILGGMFCTLFGMITAVGLSNLQFVDMNSSRNLFVLGFAMFFGLTLPNYLDSHPNAINTGVPELDQILTVLLTTEMFVGGTIAFILDNTIPGTQEERGLVQWKAGAHSDSTTAASLKSYDFPFGMNIVRRIWWLKYVPICPVFRGFNSRTKKNCDSTENTQDNTDNLSVCTKV; the protein is encoded by the exons ATGGGGACCAGCTCGGGGGACCTGCGGCAGCCCCAG AACGGCGACGCGgctcccgccggcgccccggccgcccccgagCGTCCCCAAGGCAAGGAGCCCAGG CCCTGCCCCTGCGCGCCCcagggccccgcgccggccgccggccgccccgcacCGGGCAGGACGGGCTTCGATATGATCTACAAGATTGAGGACGTGCCGCCCTGGTACCTCTGCGTTCTGCTCGGCTTCCAG CACTACCTGACCTGCTTCAGCGGCACCATCGCCGTCCCCTTCCTGCTGGCTGAGAGCCTCTGCGTGGGCAAGGACCAGTTCACCGTGAGCCAGCTCATCGGCACCATCTTCACCTGCGTCGGCGTCACCACGCTGGTGCAGACCACCGTGGGCATCAG GCTGCCCCTCTTCCAGGCGAGCGCTCTGGCCTTCCTCGTCCCCGCCAAATCCATCCTGGCCCTGGAGAAGTGGAAGTGCCCGCCGGAGG AGCAGATCTACGGCAACTGGGCCTTGCCGCTGAACACCTCGCACATCTGGCAGCCGCGGATGAGAGAG aTCCAAGGCGCCATCATCGTCTCCAGCCTGGTGGAGGTGGCCAttgggctgctggggctgcccgGGGCGCTGCTCAGCTACATCGGGCCGCTCACCGTCACGCCCACGGTGTCGCTCATCGGGCTCTCCGTCTTCCAGGCGGCCGGCGAGCGCGCCGGATCGCACTGGGGCATCGCGGCGCT GTCCATCTTCCTCATGGTGCTGTTTGCCCAGTACCTGCGAAATGTCACCCTCCGCCTGCCCGGCTACCGCTGCGGCAGAGGCTTCGTCCTGCTCCGCGTGCAGATCTTCAAGATGTTCCCG ATCATCCTGGCCATCATGGTGGTGTGGCTGCTCTGCTACCTGCTGACGCGCGCCGCCGTCTTCCCCAGCCAGCCCGAGGCGTACGGCTACAAGGCGCGGACGGACGCCCGCGGGGAGATCCTGTCCGTGGCGCCCTGGTTCCGCGTCCCCTACCCGT GTCAGTGGGGCCTGCCGACGGTGACCGCCGCCGCCGTGCTGGGCATGTTCAGCGCCACCCTGGCGGGCATCATCGAGTCCATTGGGGATTACTACTCCTGCGCACGGCTGGCGGGAGCGCCGGCCCCTCCTGTGCACGCCATTAACAG GGGCATTTTCACAGAAGGGATCTCCTGCATCATAGCCGGGCTGCTGGGAACGGGCAACGGCTCCACCTCCTCCAGCCCCAACATCGGCGTCCTGGGCATCACGAAG GTGGGAAGCAGAAGAGTGATACAGTACGGCGCTGGGATCATGATCGTTTTAGGAACCATCGGCAAGTTCACCGCTCTGTTCGCCTCGCTCCCAGACCCGATCCTCGGAGGGATGTTCTGCACGTTATTCG GCATGATCACAGCCGTTGGCCTTTCCAACCTGCAGTTCGTTGACATGAACTCCTCCCGCAACCTTTTTGTTCTGGGGTTTGCGATGTTTTTTGGGCTGACGCTGCCGAACTACTTGGATTCTCACCCCAACGCCATTAACACAG GTGTCCCTGAACTGGACCAAATATTGACAGTGCTGTTGACAACAGAGATGTTTGTTGGGGGGACCATTGCCTTCATACTGGACAACACCATTCCAG GGACACAGGAGGAGCGGGGCCTGGTTCAGTGGAAGGCCGGAGCGCACTCCGACAGCACAACAGCAGCAAGCTTGAAAAGCTACGACTTTCCTTTTGGGATGAACATTGTGAGAAGAATCTGGTGGCTGAAGTACGTGCCAATTTGCCCAGTCTTCCGAGGATTTAACTcgagaacaaagaaaaactgcGATTCAACCGAAAACACGCAAGATAACACCGACAACCTCTCTGTATGTACGAAGGTCTGA
- the SLC23A1 gene encoding solute carrier family 23 member 1 isoform X2 — MIYKIEDVPPWYLCVLLGFQHYLTCFSGTIAVPFLLAESLCVGKDQFTVSQLIGTIFTCVGVTTLVQTTVGIRLPLFQASALAFLVPAKSILALEKWKCPPEEQIYGNWALPLNTSHIWQPRMREVGRQIQGAIIVSSLVEVAIGLLGLPGALLSYIGPLTVTPTVSLIGLSVFQAAGERAGSHWGIAALSIFLMVLFAQYLRNVTLRLPGYRCGRGFVLLRVQIFKMFPIILAIMVVWLLCYLLTRAAVFPSQPEAYGYKARTDARGEILSVAPWFRVPYPCQWGLPTVTAAAVLGMFSATLAGIIESIGDYYSCARLAGAPAPPVHAINRGIFTEGISCIIAGLLGTGNGSTSSSPNIGVLGITKVGSRRVIQYGAGIMIVLGTIGKFTALFASLPDPILGGMFCTLFGMITAVGLSNLQFVDMNSSRNLFVLGFAMFFGLTLPNYLDSHPNAINTGVPELDQILTVLLTTEMFVGGTIAFILDNTIPGTQEERGLVQWKAGAHSDSTTAASLKSYDFPFGMNIVRRIWWLKYVPICPVFRGFNSRTKKNCDSTENTQDNTDNLSVCTKV; from the exons ATGATCTACAAGATTGAGGACGTGCCGCCCTGGTACCTCTGCGTTCTGCTCGGCTTCCAG CACTACCTGACCTGCTTCAGCGGCACCATCGCCGTCCCCTTCCTGCTGGCTGAGAGCCTCTGCGTGGGCAAGGACCAGTTCACCGTGAGCCAGCTCATCGGCACCATCTTCACCTGCGTCGGCGTCACCACGCTGGTGCAGACCACCGTGGGCATCAG GCTGCCCCTCTTCCAGGCGAGCGCTCTGGCCTTCCTCGTCCCCGCCAAATCCATCCTGGCCCTGGAGAAGTGGAAGTGCCCGCCGGAGG AGCAGATCTACGGCAACTGGGCCTTGCCGCTGAACACCTCGCACATCTGGCAGCCGCGGATGAGAGAGGtagg ccgccagaTCCAAGGCGCCATCATCGTCTCCAGCCTGGTGGAGGTGGCCAttgggctgctggggctgcccgGGGCGCTGCTCAGCTACATCGGGCCGCTCACCGTCACGCCCACGGTGTCGCTCATCGGGCTCTCCGTCTTCCAGGCGGCCGGCGAGCGCGCCGGATCGCACTGGGGCATCGCGGCGCT GTCCATCTTCCTCATGGTGCTGTTTGCCCAGTACCTGCGAAATGTCACCCTCCGCCTGCCCGGCTACCGCTGCGGCAGAGGCTTCGTCCTGCTCCGCGTGCAGATCTTCAAGATGTTCCCG ATCATCCTGGCCATCATGGTGGTGTGGCTGCTCTGCTACCTGCTGACGCGCGCCGCCGTCTTCCCCAGCCAGCCCGAGGCGTACGGCTACAAGGCGCGGACGGACGCCCGCGGGGAGATCCTGTCCGTGGCGCCCTGGTTCCGCGTCCCCTACCCGT GTCAGTGGGGCCTGCCGACGGTGACCGCCGCCGCCGTGCTGGGCATGTTCAGCGCCACCCTGGCGGGCATCATCGAGTCCATTGGGGATTACTACTCCTGCGCACGGCTGGCGGGAGCGCCGGCCCCTCCTGTGCACGCCATTAACAG GGGCATTTTCACAGAAGGGATCTCCTGCATCATAGCCGGGCTGCTGGGAACGGGCAACGGCTCCACCTCCTCCAGCCCCAACATCGGCGTCCTGGGCATCACGAAG GTGGGAAGCAGAAGAGTGATACAGTACGGCGCTGGGATCATGATCGTTTTAGGAACCATCGGCAAGTTCACCGCTCTGTTCGCCTCGCTCCCAGACCCGATCCTCGGAGGGATGTTCTGCACGTTATTCG GCATGATCACAGCCGTTGGCCTTTCCAACCTGCAGTTCGTTGACATGAACTCCTCCCGCAACCTTTTTGTTCTGGGGTTTGCGATGTTTTTTGGGCTGACGCTGCCGAACTACTTGGATTCTCACCCCAACGCCATTAACACAG GTGTCCCTGAACTGGACCAAATATTGACAGTGCTGTTGACAACAGAGATGTTTGTTGGGGGGACCATTGCCTTCATACTGGACAACACCATTCCAG GGACACAGGAGGAGCGGGGCCTGGTTCAGTGGAAGGCCGGAGCGCACTCCGACAGCACAACAGCAGCAAGCTTGAAAAGCTACGACTTTCCTTTTGGGATGAACATTGTGAGAAGAATCTGGTGGCTGAAGTACGTGCCAATTTGCCCAGTCTTCCGAGGATTTAACTcgagaacaaagaaaaactgcGATTCAACCGAAAACACGCAAGATAACACCGACAACCTCTCTGTATGTACGAAGGTCTGA
- the PROB1 gene encoding proline-rich basic protein 1 yields the protein MIPCGTRAAGAPCGAGPAAGLPGREGEGLCGARERPQASSEEDGRPVGLSGDDLPKSMSDSSVSSYHSALCSEGTETFSDCLESLEEEGEGPPAAPPAEDGGRPAPAEGPPGSRRAPGGAAGSAAGAPGGGAGGRPREERTRQVQLSVTAKNSAAAGHGGRMGPGRGERQPAASEYSDQPSPFNAEGPGLMFCNAHKAKKGGRAPGGGKPACAQRGALSDSDEADSEVQKLTARSFRSLSGPHGGYLDMYSSHTSSSLSNSLSEDSGAMKRWPTCGEPLAELGGGLPGKEQFECVDVELESNDAKKGHCKKRTVPKRQIQLKRKERKEAGFVPWSDCSSHQALPPPRKEPLAKGRTISDEFRINYKQFMKTASLDDTHSKTRMASCLVKNVLAKKMQYEQRIKMEQRALRGSSTSSGPSSVGTDLAGDCPEGKSSSLSKSDCSYSAEDVRGPPGGGERPAKGVVLTEQTRENVCKLKTTFNELNERLKYQEVMQCQRLPAAAATAGPAAESPGGGREPAAERKDCGRARGPTEPWHGDRKAPAAGPKFEKPQKPWPSLRQRAIRPGKPETLPFEPRSLGIPEAASRSVFTSRTQELKLVPQSRREEKPPPEPEGSSEGRAVGGPRRPPAARSPEGPPQPGNKGKGQIPQPRDVRKLVKNTYSLCFKPAGSPAPAPAGSGAGGPSPPAGEPAAASPLFIHCTSVCRKEPVPAMSRAHKKSPQQPEDGDALTVPGQEPAEARAAGPAKPPESRRSALRGSPMRLTRMESTRRAAGGHEGPPGGSGDPGAHRERSELTLPPVARAAPHLESHLHIQVGPPAVAAERAPEKTVLFPPPASAAGEVEGHRDGTAAAEGPDPWLQQPLSSEGSFGPTGAGRVSEPGPPPGGSTPPQPVKPAAISAPKPFTTERPVSSAGPREAERERPDAGKQPGSWVVSAGTGLSPDGVGPTTAFQVREGSEEAGVPKGPSVAPAPLAGRLPDQRESWEHLVKQPGASEQYFTATPMENTNYLTIPVKASKSTPAPKLPPVPSTSFGTPLVPNPASTSFGTPLVPNSASTSFRRPSASKPVSTSFGSPLVLNPSSTSFGTPLVPNPSSTSFGIPLVTNPVPASLGHPSVSKAASTSFGSPLVPSPTMASFGSPLVPNPASLPSVGSVSLLPGGEAPGSKPSPEPPLPQASEGQATAERPGAQSQPRLEDAPHFLRRTDTASPSSKSTPSPTRPFAPHLSMHRKMLVDPDSGKCYYMEPPRQPQLKTLYDPETGQYLEVLIPPVPLASHTGLYQAPFNPLVMTPGVYGPPYMPYTGFPGLSTPQPLAAASPAHPNPQSQPSAAENTIFPAAFSPAPKGEGPPAAAGPDCSYLDSLYYIPTGMQASPSPGPGQPPTSGSPARPEKGPLLRM from the exons ATGATCCCCTGCGGGACAAGAGCCGCGGGCGCGCCGTGCGgtgccggcccggccgccgggctccccggcCGCGAGGGCGAGGGGCTCTGCGGCGCCCGCGAGCGGCCCCAGGCCAGCTCCGAGGAGGACGGCCGCCCCGTCGGCCTCTCCGGGGATGACCTCCCCAAGAGCATGTCCGACTCCTCCGTCTCCTCCTACCACTCGGCCCTGTGCTCGGAGGGGACGGAGACCTTCAGCGACTGCCTAGAGTCCctggaagaggagggagagggcccgccggccgcgccgcccgccgaggacgggggccgccccgcgccggccgaggggccgccggggagccgccgggctCCAGGCGGTGCtgccggcagcgcggccggcgccccgggtggcggggccggcggccgcccgcgggagGAGAGGACCCGACAGGTTCAGCTGTCAGTCACGGCTAAGAATAGCGCGGCTGCCGGGCACGGGGGCAGGATGGGTCCCGGCCGAGGGGAACGGCAGCCCGCCGCCTCGGAGTACTCGGATCAGCCGTCACCGTTCAACGCGGAGGGACCCGGGCTGATGTTCTGCAACGCGCACAAAGCGAAGAagggcggccgggcccccggGGGCGGCAAGCCGGCGTGCGCCCAGCGCGGCGCGCTCAGCGACTCGGACGAGGCCGACAGTGAGGTGCAGAAGCTCACGGCGCGGTCCTTCCGGAGCCTCTCGGGCCCCCACGGCGGCTACCTCGACATGTACAGCTCCCACacctcctccagcctctccaaCTCCCTGTCGGAGGACAGCGGTGCCATGAAGCGGTGGCCGACGTGCGGAGAGCCGCTGGCC GAGCTCGGCGGCGGCTTGCCGGGCAAGGAGCAGTTTGAGTGCGTCGATGTTGAGCTGGAGAGCAACGATGCTAAAAAGGGTCACTGCAAAAAAAGGACCGTCCCCAAGCGCCAGATCCAGCtcaagagaaaggagaggaaggaggcaggTTTTGTCCCCTGGAGCGACTGCTCATCCCACCaggccctgccgccgccccgaAAGGAGCCGCTGGCGAAAGGCAGGACCATCAGCGACGAGTTCAGGATCAACTACAAGCAGTTCATGAAGACGGCGTCGCTGGATGATACCCACAGCAAGACCAGGATGGCCTCTTGCCTGGTTAAAAACGTGCTGGCCAAAAAAATGCAGTACGAGCAGAGGATTAAAATGGAGCAGAGGGCGCTGCGGGGCAGCTCGACCTCGTCGGGACCCTCGTCCGTGGGCACCGACCTGGCAGGCGACTGCCCCGAGGGCAAGTCGAGCTCGCTGTCCAAGTCGGACTGCAGCTACTCGGCGGAGGACGTGCGGGGCcccccgggcggcggcgagcggcccGCCAAGGGGGTGGTGCTCACCGAGCAGACCAGGGAAAACGTCTGCAAGCTGAAGACGACTTTCAACGAGCTCAACGAGCGACTGAAGTACCAGGAGGTGATGCAGTGCCAGCGGCTGCCCGCGGCAGCGGCcaccgccggccccgcggccgagtcgcccggcggcgggagggagccCGCGGCAGAGAGGAAGGACTGCGGGAGAGCCCGCGGCCCGACCGAACCGTGGCACGGTGACAGGAaggcgccggccgccggcccgaAATTCGAGAAACCGCAAAAGCCGTGGCCCAGCTTGAGGCAGCGAGCCATCCGGCCCGGCAAGCCCGAAACGCTCCCCTTCGAGCCGAGGAGCCTGGGGATCCCCGAGGCGGCGTCCCGGAGCGTCTTCACCTCCAGGACGCAGGAGCTGAAGCTGGTCCCGCAGAGCCGGCGGGAGGAGaagccgccgccggagccggagGGCAGCTCCGAGGGGCGCGCCGTgggcggcccccgccggccccccgctGCCCGCTCTCCGGAGGGCCCCCCCCAGCCTGGAAATAAGGGGAAGGGGCAAATCCCTCAGCCCCGGGACGTCCGCAAGCTGGTGAAGAACACCTACAGCCTGTGCTTCAAGCcggcgggcagccccgcgcccgcccccgcgggcagcggcgccggcggcccgaGCCCCCCGGCGGGGGAGCCTGCCGCAGCCTCCCCCCTCTTCATACACTGCACGTCGGTCTGCCGCAAAGAGCCGGTGCCAGCGATGAGCCGCGCTCATAAAAAAAGCCCCCAACAGCCGGAGGACGGAGACGCGTTGACAGTTCCCGGCCAGGAGCCAGCCGAGGCACGTGCCGCCGGCCCCGCAAAGCCGCCCGAAAGCCGGCGCTCGGCGCTGAGGGGCTCCCCGATGCGCCTCACGAGGATGGAGTCCACGCGGAGGGCGGCCGGCGGGCACGAGGGGCCCCCGGGCGGCAGCGGAGACCCCGGCGCCCACCGCGAGCGCAGCGAGCTGACCCTGCCGCCGGTGGCCAGGGCGGCCCCGCACCTGGAGTCCCACCTCCACATCCAGGTCGGCCCGCCGGCGGTGGCCGCGGAGCGGGCACCtg AGAAGACCGtcctcttcccacctccagcAAGTGCCGCGGGGGAAGTCGAGGGGCACCGTGATGGCACAGCCGCAGCCGAAGGGCCCGACCcatggctgcagcagcccctcaGCAGCGAGGGCAGTTTTGGGCCCACTGGGGCTGGCAGGGTCTCCGAGCCGGGACCACCCCCTGGAGGCAGCACACCTCCGCAACCCGTGAAACCAGCAGCAATAAGCGCCCCAAAGCCGTTCACAACCGAGCGTCCCGTGAGCAGCGCGGGTCCCCGGGAGGCCGAGAGGGAAAGGCCTGACGCGGGGAAGCAGCCGGGCAGCTGGGTGGTTTCAGCAGGGACCGGCTTGTCTCCAGATGGCGTTGGCCCCACCACTGCGTTTCAAGTGAGGGAGGGCAGTGAAGAGGCCGGGGTGCCCAAAGGGCCTTCTGTCGCCCCAGCGCCACTCGCTGGCAGGCTGCCAGATCAGAGGGAGAGCTGGGAGCATTTAGTGAAGCAGCCAGGAGCCAGCGAACAGTATTTTACGGCTACCCCCATGGAGAATACAAACTACTTAACAATTCCTGTGAAAGCCTCCAAATCCACCCCAGCACCAAAGCTGCCTCCGGTGCCCAGCACTTCCTTTGGGACCCCCTTGGTCCCCAACCCAGCCAGCACATCCTTCGGGACCCCCTTGGTCCCCAACTCAGCCAGCACATCCTTCAGACGCCCATCAGCCTCCAAACCGGTCAGCACTTCTTTTGGATCTCCCTTGGTCCTCAACCCATCTAGCACGTCATTTGGGACCCCCTTGGTGCCCAACCCATCCAGTACATCCTTTGGGATCCCCCTGGTCACAAATCCAGTCCCTGCTTCCCTTGGACACCCATCAGTTTCCAAAGCAGCCAGCACATCATTTGGGTCCCCTTTGGTCCCCAGCCCAACCATGGCTTCCTTTGGGTCACCTTTGGTCCCCAACCCAGCCAGCCTTCCATCAGTGGGCAGTGTGTCCCTCCTGCCAGGTGGGGAAGCCCCAGGGAGCAAACCCAGCCCTGAACCACCCCTGCCCCAGGCCTCCGAAGGCCAGGCCACTGCAGAGCGTCCAGGGGCCCAGTCCCAGCCTCGCCTCGAGGACGCTCCCCATTTCCTAAGGAGGACCGACACTGCATCACCGAGCAGTAAGAGCACACCAAGCCCAACCAGGCCCTTTGCTCCCCACTTGTCCATGCACCGAAAAATGCTTGTCGATCCCGACAGCGGGAAATGCTATTATATGGAGCCACCAAGGCAGCCTCAGCTGAAAACACTCTACGACCCTGAGACAGGGCAGTACCTCGAGGTACTGATCCCACCAGTGCCCTTGGCGTCCCACACCGGGCTCTACCAGGCTCCTTTCAACCCGCTGGTCATGACGCCAGGGGTCTACGGGCCACCCTATATGCCCTACACTGGCTTCCCAGGGCTCTCAACACCCcagccgctcgccgccgcctccccaGCGCACCCCAACCCACAGAGCCAGCCGTCAGCGGCCGAAAACACCATCTTCCCTGCAGCCTTCAGCCCAGCTCCCAAGGGTGAGGGGCCCCCAGCTGCAGCGGGCCCCGACTGCAGCTACCTGGACAGCCTGTATTACATCCCCACGGGGATGcaggccagccccagccctggccccggccaGCCCCCCACCAGCGGCAGCCCGGCCAGGCCTGAGAAGGGACCACTGCTTCGGATGTGA